The following proteins come from a genomic window of Salvia hispanica cultivar TCC Black 2014 chromosome 4, UniMelb_Shisp_WGS_1.0, whole genome shotgun sequence:
- the LOC125217990 gene encoding cell number regulator 6-like, whose protein sequence is MAEGSYVKLTEDQIALQNITPGELNEPIDIEKANGRTCELCGQSLPVSYVPPADEDWATGIFGCLDDSNSCVTGLLCPCVLFGRNMAVVNENISPDRACVGHAVCVEGGVVAAALTMACNGMIDPDTVCLVTEGLLFAWWVCAIYSGMGRQLLQRKYHLKDSPCDPCGVHCCLHWCAICQEHREMKHHLSEESAAIVDLDPPQLQEMINAAASASASANSQPNNQIVLVTTNHDTNNL, encoded by the exons ATGGCAGAAGGGTCGTACGTGAAGCTAACAGAGGATCAGATTGCCTTACAAAATATCACTCCTGGTGAACTAAACGAACCCATTGATATAGAAAAG GCAAATGGTAGAACATGTGAGCTATGTGGGCAATCCCTACCTGTATCGTACGTGCCTCCAGCGGACGAAGATTGGGCTACCGGCATCTTTGGCTGCCTTGATGATTCTAATAGTT GCGTGACAGGGTTGTTATGCCCGTGCGTGCTATTTGGGCGCAACATGGCGGTGGTGAACGAGAATATATCCCCGGATAGGGCGTGTGTGGGCCATGCAGTGTGCGTGGAAGGTGGCGTAGTGGCTGCTGCATTAACGATGGCGTGTAACGGGATGATTGATCCGGACACGGTGTGCCTGGTGACGGAGGGTCTGTTGTTCGCGTGGTGGGTGTGCGCCATATACAGCGGGATGGGGCGGCAGTTGCTGCAGCGGAAATACCACTTGAAGGATTCACCGTGTGATCCGTGTGGGGTGCACTGCTGCCTGCATTGGTGCGCCATATGCCAAGAACACAGAGAGATGAAGCATCATCTCTCTGAGGAATCGGCGGCCATTGTTGATCTTGATCCGCCTCAACTGCAGGAGATGATCAACGCTGCTGCCTCTGCCTCTGCCTCTGCTAATTCCCAACCAAACAATCAAATTGTATTAGTAACCACTAATCATGATACTAATAATCTGTAG